In Argiope bruennichi chromosome X1, qqArgBrue1.1, whole genome shotgun sequence, a single window of DNA contains:
- the LOC129958870 gene encoding uncharacterized protein LOC129958870 yields the protein MQHCVGGTASIVRSLVCIGCLLLVQKTHAYRGDSYSNDESFSFTKNENLDEKKPKLYSIHKDNKDRVDSESAEDDKVSNYDFYKPLNQRKKERKYYVEGDEIVHKEHAEPTDDLSPYLIYKNQRQKWLKEKDSNVESTDKESYGYGNDEDVKEQPRYGFHPDESYEVTKPKNPSHDSSWNDGTSARYKELTNEKYPLKSWKQPYEKSPYKHSEDEYELKTSYPKVYKAIDEYSTDIKDSNPKAWNSHEGSPPLNDYKIKTEYKKEGLLRDVNKYESVNNKELHGIQNEYKHPYSEHQYATKENYYSKPELINEDKKGYSQNYYSKPQLINEDKKEYNQNYYSKPQLINEDKKEYKHEYLHPSKEEKQPAVAGLLHDKLGDEDDFGKYLKSEYLKIRPFTTSKFNHGGHIYGWSYKPYEYLHQKYLADLDIKKKFLQEHEKKFAEMQKKHMESFKKFMNKEFLGAKHKYPEFRIPAIDAMHSKPNHQTDSHKHYDSEPLKHDVSSETHHYNHP from the coding sequence GTATGCATAGGATGTCTCCTACTTGTTCAGAAAACACATGCTTACCGAGGTGATTCGTACTCCAATGATGAGTCATTTTCTTTTACTAAGAATGAAAACTTGGATGAAAAGAAACCGAAACTTTACTCCATTCATAAAGACAACAAAGACAGAGTTGATAGTGAATCGGCGGAGGATGATAAAGTTTCGAACTACGATTTTTATAAACCTctgaatcaaagaaaaaaagaaagaaaatattatgtgGAAGGCGATGAGATAGTACACAAGGAACATGCTGAGCCAACCGATGATTTATCACCTTATTTGATATACAAGAATCAAAGACAGAAATGGCTGAAAGAGAAAGATTCCAATGTCGAATCTACTGATAAAGAGAGTTATGGGTATGGCAATGACGAGGATGTGAAAGAGCAACCAAGATATGGCTTCCATCCAGATGAATCATACGAGGTAACAAAACCAAAGAATCCAAGTCATGATTCTTCATGGAATGATGGTACCAGTGCACGTTATAAAGAATTAACAAACGAAAAGTATCCGTTAAAAAGTTGGAAACAGCCTTATGAAAAATCACCTTACAAACACAGCGAGGATGAATATGAATTGAAGACTTCGTATCCAAAAGTTTACAAAGCCATTGATGAATATTCTACCGATATTAAGGATTCGAATCCTAAAGCATGGAATTCGCACGAGGGTTCACCACCAttgaatgattataaaattaaaactgaatataaaaaagaaggatTGCTCAGAgatgttaataaatatgaaagcgtcaataataaagaattgcatggaattcaaaatgaatacaaACATCCATACTCTGAGCACCAATATGCAACCAAGGAAAATTATTATAGCAAGCCGGAGTTAATTAATGAAGACAAAAAGGGATACAgtcaaaattattatagtaaGCCACAGTTAATTAATGAAGACAAAAAGGaatacaatcaaaattattatagtaaGCCACAGTTAATTAATGAAGACAAAAAGGAATACAAACATGAGTATTTGCATCCATCTAAAGAAGAGAAACAACCGGCAGTTGCTGGATTGCTCCATGATAAATTAGGAGATGAAGACGATTTcgggaaatatttgaaatcagaatATCTTAAAATCCGCCCATTtacaacttcaaaatttaatcatggAGGTCATATTTATGGATGGTCATATAAACCATATGAATATCTGCATCAGAAATATCTAGCCGACCtcgatattaagaaaaaattcctGCAGGAACACGAAAAGAAATTTGCTGAGATGCAAAAGAAACACATGGAATCCTTCAAAAAGTTTATGAATAAGGAATTCTTAGGCGCAAAACACAAATATCCAGAATTCAGAATCCCAGCGATTGATGCAATGCACAGCAAACCAAATCATCAAACAGATTCTCATAAGCATTATGACAGTGAGCCGTTAAAACATGACGTATCTTCCGAAACCCATCATTACAACCACCCTTAA